From the genome of Vicia villosa cultivar HV-30 ecotype Madison, WI linkage group LG2, Vvil1.0, whole genome shotgun sequence, one region includes:
- the LOC131645768 gene encoding transcription factor bHLH128-like: MYRPPSSSGSTSSSSSQQQQSSISQTGLTRYGSAPGSLLTSTVDAVLAGSRLLPGTGHYFSGDSSHQQQQQQQQQQQQQQQQQRSSYEGFDGSSLVRQKSSPAGFLNHLATLNHNNSAGFTITRGGNGGSRLKSELSFTGGGQGQECLSRISENGVDYAAVAAGNGSLHSSNWGVGPDNNNNTNNNNNSNSIVFSSGSQNQTNNKRSSRNEDDPDLLLHCLNALETQYSLPQTSMEMDKLMHIPQDSVPCKIRAKRGCATHPRSIAERERRTRISGKLKKLQDLVPNMDKQTSYSDMLDLAVQHIKGLQTQVQKLHEDLESCTCGCKQST; this comes from the exons ATGTATCGTcctccttcttcttctggttccacttcttcctcctcttctcaaCAACAGCAGAGTTCCATAAGTCAGACAGGTCTTACCAGATACGGTTCTGCACCCGGCTCTCTCCTCACCAGCACCGTTGATGCCGTTCTAGCAGGATCACGCCTTCTCCCCGGGACTGGACATTATTTCTCCGGTGATTCCAGccaccagcagcagcaacaacagcaacaacagcaGCAGCAACAGCAACAACAGCAGAGATCTTCTTACGAAGGCTTTGACGGATCATCTCTGGTCCGTCAAAAAAGCTCTCCCGCCGGTTTCCTCAACCATCTCGCCACTCTCAATCACAATAACAGCG CGGGGTTCACAATCACGAGAGGCGGAAATGGAGGATCGAGATTGAAGTCTGAATTGAGCTTTACTGGAGGAGGACAAGGACAGGAATGTCTTTCTAGAATATCTGAAAATGGTGTTGATTATGCAGCAGTAGCTGCAGGAAATGGATCATTGCATAGTAGTAACTGGGGTGTAGGacctgataataataataatactaataacaataacaattcaaattCTATAGTATTTTCTTCTGGTTCTCAAAATCAAACTAATAATAAGCGTTCGAGTAGAAACGAGGACGATCCCGACCTTCTTCTTCATTGCCTCAATGCCCTTGAAACTCAG TATAGTCTTCCACAAACTTCTATGGAAATGGACAAGCTGATGCATATTCCTCAAGATTCCGTTCCTTGTAAAATCCGCGCTAAGCGTGGCTGTGCCACGCATCCCCGAAGCATTGCAGAACGG GAGAGAAGAACTAGAATAAGTGGAAAATTGAAGAAATTGCAGGATCTTGTGCCTAATATGGATAAG CAAACAAGTTATTCAGACATGCTAGATTTGGCAGTTCAACATATCAAAGGTCTTCAAACTCAAGTCCAG AAACTTCACGAAGATCTTGAGAGTTGCACTTGCGGATGCAAACAAAGTACATAA